The genomic region CGGGCGGGGGCCCACTCAGTTGTCACAGGCTGAGCCGTATCGACCCCCGCCGGGAGGCGGGACATCGACAGGAGCACGACATGCCCACCCCCAACAAGGGTCCGCGGCTCGGCGGTTCGCCGCAGCACGAGCGGCTGATCCTGGCCAACCTCGCCACCCAGCTGCTGGACCACGGTCGCATCACCACCACCGAGACCAAGGCCAAGCGCCTGCGTCCGGTCGCGGAGAAGCTGATCACCACGGCCAAGCGCGGCGACCTGCACTCCCGCCGCCAGGTGATGAAGACCGTGCGCGACAAGGATGTCGTGCACAAGCTCTTCGCCGACATCGCCCCGTCCTTCGCCGCCCGTGAGGGCGGCTACACGCGGATCGTCAAGACGGCTCCGCGCAAGGGCGACAACGCTCCGATGGCGATCATCGAGCTGATCACCGAGGAGACCGTCACCGCCCAGGCGTCCCGCGCGACCCGTCGCGCTGCCACGCCGAAGGCCGCCAAGCCGGCTGCCGCCGCGGACACCACGCCGGTCGATGAGACCCCGTCCACGGAGAGCACGGCTTCCGAGAGTGCTGGCGATTCCGACGGTGCATCGGCCCAGACCCAGGCTGCGGCCACCGAGGCTCCGGCCGAGGGCGCCGAGCTGAGCACCGACGACAGCACGACCTACGGCGAGGGCAGCCATGCGGTGCTCGCTGACGTGAACGAAGCGCCGGAAGGTTTCCCGATCAAGGGCAACGCCGACTCGAAGCTGTACCACGTGCCGGATTCCCGCTTCTTCTCCACGACCGTCGCCGAGGTGTGGTTCGCCACCCCCGAAGCAGCAGAGGCGGCAGGATTCGCCCTGCCGAAGTCGCAGCAGAAGGCCGCCGACGCGGCCCCTGAGGATGAGCAGGCCTGATCGCCTCCTGCCTCACCCAGCACCGAGCCTGCGGGC from Nakamurella sp. A5-74 harbors:
- the rplQ gene encoding 50S ribosomal protein L17, with product MPTPNKGPRLGGSPQHERLILANLATQLLDHGRITTTETKAKRLRPVAEKLITTAKRGDLHSRRQVMKTVRDKDVVHKLFADIAPSFAAREGGYTRIVKTAPRKGDNAPMAIIELITEETVTAQASRATRRAATPKAAKPAAAADTTPVDETPSTESTASESAGDSDGASAQTQAAATEAPAEGAELSTDDSTTYGEGSHAVLADVNEAPEGFPIKGNADSKLYHVPDSRFFSTTVAEVWFATPEAAEAAGFALPKSQQKAADAAPEDEQA